The sequence below is a genomic window from Sorangiineae bacterium MSr12523.
AAGTTGAGGCCTTTGAGCTTGGCGCACTCGCGCTCCACCTCACCCTGGAAAGTAGGTTTCATGTGATAGAGTAACGTCGCGAGATCTTTGGGGTTCTTGTACTTGGCAAGCTCCGGACCCAAGGTCTGCGGCGTGTGGTGCCCGCTGATGGTCGCGAGCTTCTGTTGCGCGTTGGGAAAACTGACCTCCATCAGCAGGGCCCGCAAGCCATCCAGCTCGTTCAGGACCTCCCAGAAGCGCGTCGTCGGGCCGGTATCGCCGCTGTACGCGAGGGCGCCGCCGGGGTACTCGATGACGAAGGCACTGCAGTCGATGGTGTGGCTCACCAAGATGGCACGCACCGTGAGGCCGGCGACCTTGGCGGGCACTTCGGGCTTGAGGATCTGGTAGACGATGGTCGGCTTGGAGGCCGTGGGGATGGTCGTGAAATCCGGCCAGAGCTTCCCGTTGAAGAAGTGCTTCTTTAAGAGCTCGATGGTGGGCTTGATGCCGCACACGATGAGGGGCTTCGAACCGTTCTGCGCGCGGTTGTCGGCGATGGTGGCCAGGTCGCGGATGTGATCGAGGTGCGCATGGCTGACGAGGACGGCCTCGAGCCGGCACTGCGCCTCCAGATCCATGCCGCTCGTGAGCGAGCCGGCGTCGATCGCCACACGATCATCGAGCAAAAATGCGCTCGTCCGATGGCGCGGCGTTTCCCCTCCATGGCAGCCGATGACCCGTAGATCCATTTCTTGGCCCGTTCCGCGCGCTTTTGACTGCGCCGGAACGTCCAAATGAGCTTACCGTGCCGTTTTGTAACAAGTCAAAACAAGGGCGGTGCTTGTAAGCCCTTTTTGCAAGGGACCGATGCGCATTCTATCGACGCTGTTCTTCATCTCGGGCTTCGCAGCCCTCGTCTACCAGGTCGTCTGGCAGCGGACCCTGTTCGCGATCTACGGCATCAACATCGAGTCCGTGACGGTTGTGGTCACCGCATTCATGCTCGGCCTCGGCCTGGGAAGCCTCGCGGGGGGCGCGGTTTCGAAGGATCCGCGGCGACCGGTGGTCCTCTTGTTTGCGGCCGTCGAAGCGACCATCGGGCTGTTTGGGGCGGTCTCCCTTCCGCTCTTTCGGGGCGTGGGGCAAGCCACCTTGGCCTTGTCGCCGGCGGCGGTCGCCTTCGTTACGTTCCTGTTGATCCTCGCGCCCACCATGCTGATGGGATCGACGTTGCCGCTGCTCGTGGCGCATTTCACCCGGCTCTCGAAGAATGTCGGGCGGTCGGTGGGGCTGCTGTACTTCATCAATACGCTGGGCTCGGCGTTGGCGTCGGTGGTCTCCGTGGTGGTGCTGCTGCCGCGTCTCGGTCAGGGGCACGCGGTGCACGTGGCCGCGCTGCTGAATCTCGCGGCGGCGGCGACGGCGTTCGTGCTCCACCAGCGGCAAAAGGGCGCGTCGGGCGAGACGTCGTCCAGCAGCTCCAGCTCCTCCAGCTCCTCCAGCTCCTCTTCCAACGCCGCCGAGCTTGCACGATGAGCCGGCGCTTTTCGTTGACCCTCGTCGTGGCGTTGATGGCGGGCTTCATCGCGCTCTCGTACGAGATCCTCTGGTACCGGGCCTTTTCCTTCGTGAGCTGGGGGCGGCCGACGGTGTTCGGGCTTTTGCTCGGGTGCTACCTGCTGGGCGTGGCGCTGGGCTCGTCGGGCAGCCGCCGATTCTGCCGCGAGGACGACGGGGATGAGCGCGGGCGCGAGCGGTCGCTCCGGGCGCTGGCCGCGTTCGTGTTCCTCTCGGACGTCGCAGGCTTTCTGGTCATTCCGATCCTCGCGCGCCTGGCGCAGTACACGTGGTTCCCGGCGTTCGGCGTGGTGGCCATCTCGGCCGGGCTTCTCGGTGCGGTGCTGCCGCTGGTGGCACACTTCGGCATCCCGGCGGACGACCGTGCTGGGCAGCGGCTGTCGTACGTGTACCTGGCCAACATCCTTGGCTCGGCGGCGGGGAGCTTTCTTACGGGGTTCGTGCTGATGGACGTGTGGTCGACGCAGACCATCAGCGCCTTTCTCGGGGCGGCGGGGTTGGTGATGGTGGCGCTGCTGTTTCTCGCGAGCCGGCCCTCTCCGCGCGCGGCCGCGTTGGGGCTGGGAACGGTGGTGGTGGCTGGAGTGGCCTCGGTGTTCGCGTCACCGGTGCTGTTCGAGCATTTGTACGAACGGCTCCTGTACAAGGAGCTCTATCAGCCCGAGATGACCTTGGCCGACGTGGTGGAGAACCGACACGGCGTCATCGCGGTGAATCATTATCAGCAGGTGTACGGCGGAGGGGCGTACGACGGGGCGTTCAACGTGTCGCTGGTGGACGACAAGAATTTCATCGAGCGCGCGTTCGCCGTTTCCGCGATTCACCCGAGTCCGAAAAATGTGCTCATGGTGGGGCTCTCATCCGGTTCGTGGGCGCAGGTGGTGGCCCATTTGCCGGGGGTGGAGCATCTGACGGTGGTCGAGATCAACCCGGGTTATCTGGAGCTGATTGCGAAGCACCCGCACGTGGCGAGCTTGCTGAAGAACCCCAAGGTCGACATCGTGATCGACGATGGGCGCCGTTGGCTTTTGCGCCACCCGGAACGCAAGTTCGACTTCATCGTGATGAACACGACGTACCACTTCCGGGCGCACGCGACGAATCTGCTCTCGGCCGAGTTCATGGAGGTGGCGCGCTCGCATCTTCTGCCGGGCGGCATCCACTACTTCAATACGACGTCGTCGGATGACGTGCAGCGCACCGCGGCCACGTTGTTTCCCCACGCGATGCGCATCGTGAACTTCATGGCGGTGAGCGACTCGCCGCTCGTGTTCGATCACGCGCGCTGGGAGCAGACGCTCCGCGAGGTCTCCATCGACGGCGTCCCCGCCTTGGACCTGAACGCGCCGCACCAGCGCAACGTTCTGACGCGGCTGCTGGCCATGGGTCATTCGATCGAGCAGCACGCCTACGACAAATACGGCCTCGAGGGTCGCGACGATCTGCTGGCCCGCACCGCCGGCGCCCGCATGGTCACCGACGACAACATGCTTTGCGAGTGGGAAGACTTACTGAAGTTCCCGAAGGGCGCCGATTTGTGACTAGCCCACGGAGCGGAGGTGTAACGGCTAGAGGATCGAGCACGAGCGCGTGCACGTAGACGATCACGATCACGATCACGATCGCGTGATCGTGCTCGTTCACGTGTTCGTGATCGTGTTCGTCTACGTGCACGTGCACGCGCACGCGCACGCGCTCGTGCTCGATCTTCTAGCGTCCCCACCGCCGCTAATTGATGGCCCCGCCAACGAAGAGGGCTATATTACCCTGAAACGGCGGCAACGTCAGGATGGCGCCTCCCTCTCCGTAGCGGTGGTAGTCGCCCCAGTAGGCGCCGGTGGCGCGGGCGCCCAACAAGGCCCAGCGGGCGATGGTGGCGGAGAGGCCGAGGGAGAGCTCGGCCGCGGGGTAGTTGCGCGAGATATCGACTGGGGGAAGGCCGTTCCACCAACCGCCCGTGATGGTGGTGATGTGCAGGGCCCCTCCGATCCCCGGCTCCAGGGCCAAAATGGAGCCGAGCGGGATGCGGCCGCGCAGGGCCGCGGAAACGGTGTGGTCGGCGAAGCGCCCGAGGTAGCTCGGCACCGCGTCGAGGCACCAGCCCGGCCCATCTTCATAGCGGACGGCTAGGCCGAGCCGGTCCTCGAGGAAACGAGGCCAGAAGGAAACGGCGAAGCCCACGCGCGACTCGAAAAAGGTGCCCGTGGAAGCGTTGAGGCGCGAGCCGCCATCCAGCTCGAGGCGGAAGACCCCGGGGCCGCGGATGCGCGACTCGGCGCGCCCGCCCAACCGCTCTTGCGGAGGCGCCACCGTGCTGGCGCGAAGCAGCGTCTTGAGCGACAGCGCGATGGACGCGGCGGAGGCGTCGTCGATTTCGCCGGGGATGACCGTGCGGGTGACCGTCTGATCGTCGCGCACGTCGTAGAGCCAGATGGCGCGATCGCCTTCGTTCTCGACGAGCCACGCGATGGCGTCGACCTCCTTGGCGACGGCAATGGCGCGCGCATCGCGTGTGGCCAGGTAGCGCGAGTCGGGGGCTGTCTCCAAGGAGACCGTGTCGATTTCCCACGGCGAGAGCGCGATGGAAACGGCGTGCGCGAGCCGCTCGGGGGCACGGATGAAGCCGAGCCGCCGCCGCTCCGCCCACGCTGTGTTCGTGAGCAGGAGCACGACGGAGACGATCAGCGTGCGCAGGGCGAACGGCATCGCGGGGCTACTTTACGGTAGCTTCGGTTTTCCTTTGAGCCGATTCAGAAGATCGCGTGCATCGGCTGCGTTCGCGCCACGCGGAAAGCGTGCGAGGTACTCCTCCAGCGTCCGGCGCGCCGCTTCGTGCATCCCGCGATCGGCCTCGAGGCGCCCCGCGGCGAAAAGCGCGTTCGCGGCCCATGGATCCGAGCCACGCGCCAGCTCCCCGTACTGCGAAAGCGACGTCGCCGGATGGCTCGACTCGAGGCGC
It includes:
- a CDS encoding 3',5'-cyclic-nucleotide phosphodiesterase is translated as MDLRVIGCHGGETPRHRTSAFLLDDRVAIDAGSLTSGMDLEAQCRLEAVLVSHAHLDHIRDLATIADNRAQNGSKPLIVCGIKPTIELLKKHFFNGKLWPDFTTIPTASKPTIVYQILKPEVPAKVAGLTVRAILVSHTIDCSAFVIEYPGGALAYSGDTGPTTRFWEVLNELDGLRALLMEVSFPNAQQKLATISGHHTPQTLGPELAKYKNPKDLATLLYHMKPTFQGEVERECAKLKGLNLTVLNLGEHFIL
- a CDS encoding fused MFS/spermidine synthase, translated to MSRRFSLTLVVALMAGFIALSYEILWYRAFSFVSWGRPTVFGLLLGCYLLGVALGSSGSRRFCREDDGDERGRERSLRALAAFVFLSDVAGFLVIPILARLAQYTWFPAFGVVAISAGLLGAVLPLVAHFGIPADDRAGQRLSYVYLANILGSAAGSFLTGFVLMDVWSTQTISAFLGAAGLVMVALLFLASRPSPRAAALGLGTVVVAGVASVFASPVLFEHLYERLLYKELYQPEMTLADVVENRHGVIAVNHYQQVYGGGAYDGAFNVSLVDDKNFIERAFAVSAIHPSPKNVLMVGLSSGSWAQVVAHLPGVEHLTVVEINPGYLELIAKHPHVASLLKNPKVDIVIDDGRRWLLRHPERKFDFIVMNTTYHFRAHATNLLSAEFMEVARSHLLPGGIHYFNTTSSDDVQRTAATLFPHAMRIVNFMAVSDSPLVFDHARWEQTLREVSIDGVPALDLNAPHQRNVLTRLLAMGHSIEQHAYDKYGLEGRDDLLARTAGARMVTDDNMLCEWEDLLKFPKGADL